A window of the Pungitius pungitius chromosome 3, fPunPun2.1, whole genome shotgun sequence genome harbors these coding sequences:
- the zgc:113142 gene encoding D-beta-hydroxybutyrate dehydrogenase, mitochondrial codes for MNAIFLIGQVTGVASIACLLLLAVAKLLSRRRGDSDARDGDGRAVLITGCDSGFGHHLARRLDRRGFVVFAGCLCPEGAGPRSLVREGCGNVTVLKLDVTSDAEVQQAKRVVQENLPEKGLWAVVNNAGITDWAEIEWSSIGDFQKMADINLFGPIRTSFAFLPLIRASRGRMVYMSSIFAFFNCLNMGAYSVSKRGLEAFADCLRVEVASFGVKVSIIQPGNFGQATNILKTKTSGDIWDKLGDERKPLFNRQYVDAANEYFAATCRSGFASADMVVDAMAHAVTAARPKHRYLLASAADTFFFQLFPLLPSVLADAVFSFSSMYAKREEMLYAK; via the exons ATGAACGCCATCTTCCTCATCGGCCAGGTCACCGGCGTGGCCTCCATcgcctgcctcctcctcctcgccgtcgccAAGCTGCTGTCCCGCCGGCGCGGCGACAGCGACGCGCGGGACGGCGACGGGCGCGCGGTGCTGATCACCGGCTGCGACAGCGGCTTCGGACACCATCTGGCGCGACGCCTGGACCGCCGGGGCTTCGTGGTGTTCGCCGGGTGTCTGTGTCCGGAGGGGGCCGGGCCCCGCAGCCTGGTCCGGGAGGGCTGCGGCAATGTGACCGTCCTCAAGCTGGACGTCACCAGCGACGCGGAGGTGCAGCAGGCAAAGCGGGTGGTGCAGGAGAACCTTccggagaaag GCCTGTGGGCGGTGGTGAACAACGCCGGGATCACGGACTGGGCCGAGATCGAGTGGAGCTCCATCGGGGACTTCCAGAAGATGGCGGACATCAACCTGTTCGGCCCCATCAGGACGTCTTTTGCCTTCCTGCCGTTGATCCGCGCATCCAGAG GCCGGATGGTGTACATGTCGAGCATCTTTGCCTTCTTCAACTGCCTGAACATGGGGGCGTACAGCGTGTCCAAGAGGGGCCTGGAGGCCTTCGCGGACTGCCTCCGGGTGGAGGTGGCCAGCTTCGGCGTCAAG GTCAGCATCATCCAGCCGGGGAATTTCGGGCAAGCCACCAACATCCTGAAGACCAAGACGAGCGGGGACATCTGGGACAAATTGGGAGACGAGCGCAAGCCGCTCTTCAACCGGCAGTACGTCGACGCGGCCAACGAGTACTTCGCCGCCACGTGCCGGAGCGGCTTCGCGAGCGCCGACATGGTGGTCGACGCCATGGCGCACGCCGTCACCGCGGCTCGGCCCAAACACCGGTACCTGCTGGCCTCGGCCGCCGACACCTTCTTCTTCCAGCTCTTCCCGCTCCTGCCCAGCGTCCTCGCCGACGCCgtgttctccttcagctccatGTACGCCAAAAGGGAGGAAATGCTCTACGCCAAGTAG
- the LOC119220414 gene encoding LOW QUALITY PROTEIN: neuronal acetylcholine receptor subunit alpha-4-like (The sequence of the model RefSeq protein was modified relative to this genomic sequence to represent the inferred CDS: inserted 1 base in 1 codon) has product MELKRHFTTISAFYRCWICINLALAEDWTRVHSEDKLFGVLFGGHSKWSDVVVVKFGLSIAQLIDVDEKNQMMTTNVWLKQEWTDHKLRWSPSDFHNMTSIRVPSELLWVPDIVLYNNADGEFAVTHMTKAHVFHTGRVRWVPPAIYKSSCSIDVTFFPFDQQSCKMKFGSWTYDRAKIDLEPFQSAVDLKDYWESGEWAIVNAVGTYSTKKYDCCHEIYPDVTYHFVIRRLPLFYTVNLIIPCLLISFLTVLVFYLPADCGEKITLCISVLLSLTVFLLLLTEITPSTSLVIPLIGEXFALNVHHRSPETHAMPRWVRGPFLSAVPRWLCMTRPDQGARPARRLHLTDRLLPLRTPGPAHSPATWVTQESDMDLHGYGYLDPGDEEHCCRLHGNPGRFGPSLAHIFAPLGSDRAPPPAVERGALSPAVLSALEGVTYIAERLRAEDADLSVKEDWEHMAVVVDRLFLWVFVIACLLGTAGLFLPPWLSGMF; this is encoded by the exons ATGGAGCTGAAGAGACATTTCACAACGATTTCAGCGTTTTACCGCTGCTGGATCTGCATCAACTTGG CGCTGGCTGAGGACTGGACTCGCGTCCACAGCGAGGACAAACTCTTCGGGGTCTTGTTCGGGGGCCACAGCAAGTGGAGCGACGTGGTCGTCGTCAAGTTCGGCCTCTCCATCGCGCAGCTGATCGACGTG GACGAGAAGAACCAGATGATGACGACCAACGTGTGGCTGAAGCAG GAATGGACTGACCACAAGCTGCGCTGGAGCCCGTCCGACTTCCACAACATGACGTCCATCCGAGTCCCCTCGGAGCTCCTCTGGGTGCCGGACATCGTGCTCTACAACAA cgCGGACGGAGAGTTCGCCGTCACCCACATGACCAAGGCCCACGTCTTCCACACGGGTCGCGTCCGCTGGGTTCCCCCGGCCATCTACAAGTCCTCCTGCTCCATCGACGTCACCTTCTTCCCCTTCGACCAGCAGAGCTGCAAGATGAAGTTCGGCTCCTGGACGTACGACCGCGCCAAGATCGACCTGGAGCCCTTCCAGAGCGCCGTGGACCTCAAG GACTACTGGGAGAGCGGAGAGTGGGCCATCGTGAACGCCGTGGGAACCTACAGCACCAAGAAGTACGACTGCTGCCACGAGATCTACCCCGACGTCACCTACCACTTCGTCATCCGCCGCCTCCCGCTGTTCTACACCGTCAACCTCATCATCCCctgcctcctcatctccttcctcaccGTGCTGGTCTTCTACCTGCCGGCGGACTGCGGCGAGAAGATCACGCTGTGCATCTCCGTGCTGCTGTCGCTCACCgtcttcctgctgctcctcaccgAGATCACCCCGTCCACCTCGCTGGTCATCCCGCTCATCGGCG TGTTCGCGCTGAACGTGCACCACCGCTCGCCAGAGACTCACGCCATGCCCCGATGGGTCCGCGGGCCTTTCCTGTCGGCGGTGCCCCGCTGGCTGTGCATGACGCGGCCGGATCAGGGCGCCAGGCCGGCGAG GCGACTTCACCTGACtgacaggctcctccccctccggaCCCCGGGCCCCGCCCACAGCCCGGCCACCTGGGTCACTCAGGAGTCTGACATGGATCTCCATGGTTACGGTTACTTGGACCCCGGGGACGAAGAGCACTGCTGCCGTCTCCACGGTAACCCGGGGAGGTTTGGGCCGTCTCTGGCTCACATCTTCGCCCCGCTCGGCTCGgaccgggcccccccccctgcggtggAACGTGGCGCCCTGTCCCCCGCGGTGCTGTCGGCCCTGGAGGGCGTGACCTACATCGCGGAGCGGCTGCGGGCCGAGGACGCCGACCTCTCG GTGAAGGAGGACTGGGAGCACATGGCCGTGGTGGTGGACCGGCTCTTCCTGTGGGTGTTTGTGATCGCGTGTCTGCTGGGGACCGCCGGACTCTTCCTGCCTCCGTGGCTCTCCGGGATGTTTTAG